From a region of the Pecten maximus chromosome 18, xPecMax1.1, whole genome shotgun sequence genome:
- the LOC117316522 gene encoding calpain-D-like isoform X1, translated as MRIRPYFTSLSTVLKSDDRTENMSGPQSREVKWTCQHCTLQNENFRKRCNACHQQRIHTEVTITENGEQIGGWTCTNCHFDNTIREKSCKKCQKRNKPVARLISYEEEFKVEKWHCKWCTFLNPETLYMCDMCEKQRDWQAGNTGTSDGATGDNKGKEKETKDKVTIGKGNDKDKITKGTSTDTSSKRNGKDNSGKNARKNDKKLGDNSESTDQWRCKICTFLNSQLMTEKCEMCDSICPSSVAVAAPTSRVAKRQRLQHKQSMRVVDLQRKEEADALKRWISITKYCREKKKKFTDADFPHDVTSLYTKPKKEGNNPQWRRCHDIYTGNQREKWVVYRDNPLPDDIEQGYLGNCWYLSALAVLADRKELLEKIILTKTFCDEGAYHLRLCKDGCWKIVLVDDAFPCDTSNRFLYSRGKRNQLWIPLIEKAAAKLFGCYQALASGHTVEALSLLTGEPCEHISFQDSEEGDKETDKVVVWSKLVNARESKFLMGTSCGSGKMKNVSKDQYKKMGLISLHAYSVLDVRDVQGNQLVRIRNPWGRESWNGDWSDGSQRWSAIRESSRKALNPTENKNGIFWISLDEYMKYFDSVDICKARSGWHEVRIKGVFPPNAGKPWKFVNLSIMERTQLDIGLFQKSFRGQEGKENTLDLFIVVMENNMEGHNVFKRVVTTSQRQQRSFVGCEVDLRPGYYTIVCLAFKHWQTAGHGRQSLLDEEQLNRNFVMAIHSSEMILSEEIDSHVPDLPYRPR; from the exons ATGCGCATTCGACCATATTTTACCTCTTTGTCGACAGTGCTGAAATCGGACGACAGAACT GAGAACATGAGTGGACCACAATCTAGAGAAGTTAAATGGACTTGTCAACACTGTACTCTACAGAACGAGAACTTCCGAAAACGTTGTAATGCGTGTCATCAACAAAGAATCCATACCGAGGTTACGATAACGGAGAATGGCGAACAAATTGGAGGATGGACCTGCACAAATTGTCATTTTGACAATACCATACGTGAAAAATCAtgtaaaaaatgtcaaaaaagaaataaacCGGTTGCAAGACTTATCAGTTACGAGGAAGAATTCAAAGTAGAAAAATGGCATTGCAAATGGTGTACATTTCTAAATCCCGAAACtttatacatgtgtgatatgtGTGAAAAGCAAAGGGACTGGCAGGCGGGAAATACTGGAACCAGTGATGGTGCTACCGGGGACAATAAAGGGAAGGAAAAGGAAACAAAAGATAAAGTGACAATCGGAAAAGGCAACGACAAAGACAAAATCACTAAAGGAACAAGTACAGACACTTCAAGTAAACGAAACGGAAAAGATAATTCTGGAAAAAACGCGCGAAAAAATGACAAGAAACTTGGCGATAATTCGGAGTCTACTGATCAATGGCGATGCAAAATTTGTACATTTCTGAATTCTCAGTTGATGACAGAAAAATGTGAAATGTGTGACAGCATTTGTCCGTCGTCAGTTGCAGTGGCAGCTCCTACCTCTCGTGTGGCGAAGAGACAGCGACTCCAACACAAACAGAGCATGCGCGTTGTGGATCTACAAAGGAAAGAAGAAGCAGATGCTTTGAAGAGATGGATAAGTATTACAAAATACTGTAGAGAG aaaaagaaaaaattcaCGGACGCTGATTTTCCTCATGATGTTACGTCACTATATACAAAACCCAAGAAAGAAGGGAATAACCCACAATGGCGTCGTTGCCACGACATCTATACGGGAAACCAACGCGAGAAATGGGTTGTTTATAGAGATAATCCCTTGCCAGACGATATCGAGCAGGGTTACCTTGGAAATTGTTG GTATCTGAGTGCTCTAGCAGTACTCGCAGATCGAAAGGAGCTACTGGAAAAAATAATACTCACCAAAACGTTTTGCGACGAGGGAGCCTACCATTTACGATTATGTAAAGATGGCTGCTGGAAAATAGTTCTGGTCGATGACGCGTTTCCATGTGACACTAGCAATCGTTTTCTCTACTCAAGG GGAAAACGGAATCAGCTTTGGATTCCTTTGATCGAGAAAGCGGCTGCCAAGTTGTTTGGTTGTTACCAGGCATTGGCGTCTGGTCACACGGTGGAGGCTCTCTCCCTACTCACCGGAGAACCGTGCGAACACATCAGTTTTCAAG ATTCAGAAGAAGGTGATAAGGAAACTGACAAAGTGGTTGTGTGGTCAAAACTGGTGAATGCAAGAGAATCAAA ATTCCTTATGGGCACGTCCTGTGGATctggaaaaatgaaaaatgtcagTAAAGATCAATATAAAAAGATGGGTCTCATTTCCCTACACGCTTATTCGGTATTAGACGTACGAGATGTCCAAGGAAACCA ATTGGTGCGAATACGAAACCCTTGGGGTCGGGAGTCTTGGAATGGAGATTGGTCTGATGGGTCGCAGAGATGGTCAGCTATTAGAGAGTCCTCGAGAAAAGCACTGAAtccaacagaaaacaaaaacgGAATATTTTGGATAAGCCTGGACGAATACATGAA GTACTTTGATAGTGTTGACATATGTAAGGCAAGATCCGGCTGGCACGAGGTCCGAATCAAAGGTGTGTTCCCTCCAAATGCTGGAAAACCGTGGAAATTTGTCAACTTATCCATTATGGAGAGAACACAATTGGACATAGGACTCTTCCAGAAAAGTTTCAG GGGACAAGAAGGGAAAGAAAATACGTTAGATCTCTTCATTGTTGTCATGGAGAACAACATGGAGGGTCACAATGTATTCAAGAGAGTTGTAACAACAAGTCAAAGACAACAACGTAGCTTCGTTGGGTGTGAGGTTGACCTTAGGCCAGGTTACTACACAATAGTGTGTCTGGCTTTCAAACACTGGCAGACAG CTGGCCACGGAAGGCAGTCACTATTAGATGAAGAACAACTCAATCGAAATTTCGTCATGGCCATTCACAGTTCTGAAATGATCCTATCGGAGGAGATCGATAGTCATGTTCCTGATTTACCGTACCGCCCTCGCTGA
- the LOC117316522 gene encoding calpain-D-like isoform X2, with protein MRIRPYFTSLSTVLKSDDRTENMSGPQSREVKWTCQHCTLQNENFRKRCNACHQQRIHTEVTITENGEQIGGWTCTNCHFDNTIREKSCKKCQKRNKPVARLISYEEEFKVEKWHCKWCTFLNPETLYMCDMCEKQRDWQAGNTGTSDGATGDNKGKEKETKDKVTIGKGNDKDKITKGTSTDTSSKRNGKDNSGKNARKNDKKLGDNSESTDQWRCKICTFLNSQLMTEKCEMCDSICPSSVAVAAPTSRVAKRQRLQHKQSMRVVDLQRKEEADALKRWISITKYCREKKKKFTDADFPHDVTSLYTKPKKEGNNPQWRRCHDIYTGNQREKWVVYRDNPLPDDIEQGYLGNCWYLSALAVLADRKELLEKIILTKTFCDEGAYHLRLCKDGCWKIVLVDDAFPCDTSNRFLYSRGKRNQLWIPLIEKAAAKLFGCYQALASGHTVEALSLLTGEPCEHISFQDSEEGDKETDKVVVWSKLVNARESKLVRIRNPWGRESWNGDWSDGSQRWSAIRESSRKALNPTENKNGIFWISLDEYMKYFDSVDICKARSGWHEVRIKGVFPPNAGKPWKFVNLSIMERTQLDIGLFQKSFRGQEGKENTLDLFIVVMENNMEGHNVFKRVVTTSQRQQRSFVGCEVDLRPGYYTIVCLAFKHWQTAGHGRQSLLDEEQLNRNFVMAIHSSEMILSEEIDSHVPDLPYRPR; from the exons ATGCGCATTCGACCATATTTTACCTCTTTGTCGACAGTGCTGAAATCGGACGACAGAACT GAGAACATGAGTGGACCACAATCTAGAGAAGTTAAATGGACTTGTCAACACTGTACTCTACAGAACGAGAACTTCCGAAAACGTTGTAATGCGTGTCATCAACAAAGAATCCATACCGAGGTTACGATAACGGAGAATGGCGAACAAATTGGAGGATGGACCTGCACAAATTGTCATTTTGACAATACCATACGTGAAAAATCAtgtaaaaaatgtcaaaaaagaaataaacCGGTTGCAAGACTTATCAGTTACGAGGAAGAATTCAAAGTAGAAAAATGGCATTGCAAATGGTGTACATTTCTAAATCCCGAAACtttatacatgtgtgatatgtGTGAAAAGCAAAGGGACTGGCAGGCGGGAAATACTGGAACCAGTGATGGTGCTACCGGGGACAATAAAGGGAAGGAAAAGGAAACAAAAGATAAAGTGACAATCGGAAAAGGCAACGACAAAGACAAAATCACTAAAGGAACAAGTACAGACACTTCAAGTAAACGAAACGGAAAAGATAATTCTGGAAAAAACGCGCGAAAAAATGACAAGAAACTTGGCGATAATTCGGAGTCTACTGATCAATGGCGATGCAAAATTTGTACATTTCTGAATTCTCAGTTGATGACAGAAAAATGTGAAATGTGTGACAGCATTTGTCCGTCGTCAGTTGCAGTGGCAGCTCCTACCTCTCGTGTGGCGAAGAGACAGCGACTCCAACACAAACAGAGCATGCGCGTTGTGGATCTACAAAGGAAAGAAGAAGCAGATGCTTTGAAGAGATGGATAAGTATTACAAAATACTGTAGAGAG aaaaagaaaaaattcaCGGACGCTGATTTTCCTCATGATGTTACGTCACTATATACAAAACCCAAGAAAGAAGGGAATAACCCACAATGGCGTCGTTGCCACGACATCTATACGGGAAACCAACGCGAGAAATGGGTTGTTTATAGAGATAATCCCTTGCCAGACGATATCGAGCAGGGTTACCTTGGAAATTGTTG GTATCTGAGTGCTCTAGCAGTACTCGCAGATCGAAAGGAGCTACTGGAAAAAATAATACTCACCAAAACGTTTTGCGACGAGGGAGCCTACCATTTACGATTATGTAAAGATGGCTGCTGGAAAATAGTTCTGGTCGATGACGCGTTTCCATGTGACACTAGCAATCGTTTTCTCTACTCAAGG GGAAAACGGAATCAGCTTTGGATTCCTTTGATCGAGAAAGCGGCTGCCAAGTTGTTTGGTTGTTACCAGGCATTGGCGTCTGGTCACACGGTGGAGGCTCTCTCCCTACTCACCGGAGAACCGTGCGAACACATCAGTTTTCAAG ATTCAGAAGAAGGTGATAAGGAAACTGACAAAGTGGTTGTGTGGTCAAAACTGGTGAATGCAAGAGAATCAAA ATTGGTGCGAATACGAAACCCTTGGGGTCGGGAGTCTTGGAATGGAGATTGGTCTGATGGGTCGCAGAGATGGTCAGCTATTAGAGAGTCCTCGAGAAAAGCACTGAAtccaacagaaaacaaaaacgGAATATTTTGGATAAGCCTGGACGAATACATGAA GTACTTTGATAGTGTTGACATATGTAAGGCAAGATCCGGCTGGCACGAGGTCCGAATCAAAGGTGTGTTCCCTCCAAATGCTGGAAAACCGTGGAAATTTGTCAACTTATCCATTATGGAGAGAACACAATTGGACATAGGACTCTTCCAGAAAAGTTTCAG GGGACAAGAAGGGAAAGAAAATACGTTAGATCTCTTCATTGTTGTCATGGAGAACAACATGGAGGGTCACAATGTATTCAAGAGAGTTGTAACAACAAGTCAAAGACAACAACGTAGCTTCGTTGGGTGTGAGGTTGACCTTAGGCCAGGTTACTACACAATAGTGTGTCTGGCTTTCAAACACTGGCAGACAG CTGGCCACGGAAGGCAGTCACTATTAGATGAAGAACAACTCAATCGAAATTTCGTCATGGCCATTCACAGTTCTGAAATGATCCTATCGGAGGAGATCGATAGTCATGTTCCTGATTTACCGTACCGCCCTCGCTGA